In Gracilibacillus salitolerans, the sequence TATAATCGTATTATCAGCTTGCTCATCGTTATTCACTAATGCTAGTTGTACATCCATCCATCTCAAATTATCATTTAATACCATACTTTGTACTTTACGTAATTCTTGTTCAATATCTCCTGATGCTTCGTAAAGAGATTCTAAAGCCTCCAATTCATCGTCAGAAAGTGGCTCTTTATCTAAATCTCTTATTGCTGCTCGATAACTAAAATCACCCATCAATTGTAAAAACTCTTCGGTCTTATTGAATGGCAGTAATGTTAGTGGCAATTGACCGACATCATTATGAGCCATAGATGTTAACCGCCATATTTCAGCCAGTTGTGGTGATAATTGATCTCTAGTATTCATCGCTAAAGTAGAACCAATTTTGTCATGTAGCAGATCTAAATTATAGGTTAAATCATGAAAAGATCGTTGATAACTATTTTCAGCTTGGATGAGAATTGCATTTTTTTCTTGGTGTTCTTGGTATCCCCATACAGAAACACCAATAACAGCAATACTTAAAATCGTAATAAGCGTCCAACGAAACATTTTTTCACCTCCAAAAAATTACATACAGAATACATGTTTTCCAATTCGTTTAATTTGTGGTCGTGACCAAATCCAGCTGGAAGTAGCAGTATCAGGATTAAAATAATATAAAGCTTCTCCAGTTGGATCCCAACCATTAATGGCGTCTAATACAGCTCTCTTTGCTGCTTCATTTGGTGTTAACCAAATTTGACCATCACTTACCGCTGTAAAGGCACGGGGTTCAAAAATCACCCCTGATACAGTATTTGGAAATGTAGAGCTTTCCACACGATTTAAAATAACAGATGCAACTGCTACTTGACCTTCATACGGTTCACCTCTAGCTTCACCATATACAGCATTTGCCATGATTTGTATATCATTTTGTGAAAATCCTTGTGGTATATTGACAGCGGTTGGTTCTAAATCTTCCTCTGTTGCTTCTGGTTGATTGTTATCTTGTTGAGCTGCTTGATTTTGATCTTGTTGTTGATTTTGTTGATTGCTACCCTGTTGACCTGCATCACCATCTTTTTGTTTTGTTGGAGATGGCTCCGTTTGTTTTTCCTTGTCCACTCCACCATAATGGGTGAACTTCTTTCCTTTTTGAATTTGCTCATGCACATAGGCTTTATCAAATTCACTTGCATTTTCCAGTTTTTTCTTTGCTTCCTGACCTGCTAATCCATCTATCTCCATACCGAATTCATATTGAAAATTACGTAACGCCCAATATGTCCCCCAACCAAAAACTCCATCAATATCACCATTATAAAAACCTAAATATTGAAGTCTCGCTTGGAGTTCAATGACGTCATCACCTGTAGCACCATGTTGTATCACTTGATTTGTAAAACCTTGAACCTGATTGTCTCTTCCATCAATGAAGAAAAAAGAACTAATGGCAAAAATGATAAGACAAATCGTTATCTTTTTTTTCATTAAAGCTACCTCCAAATTAATATCTAAGTGACATTTTGTTATGGATAGCTTTTAATAAAAATTGAAATTTATTCATTTAAAAATAGATACATTCCGAAAAAACTTATTACTTTTTTGTTTAATGAAAGATTAACCACCTATAAGTGCTCAAGAAAAATACCCGTTTCCATTAGATAAATAATGAAACGGGTATTGAAGTATAAAAGTATAAAATGAGCCACACATTCCACAAAGTGAGCCTTCCCCACTGAAAATTAGCGAATCTTATCAGGGTATTAGCTCACCTGCTCCCTCAATTAATTTCCAGGAGTTTTAATTAGCATCGTGATAAAACGCGCGGTAGCTTCTTTTTAATTACTTATTTAAACTTGTTGTTGGCTGATTTCATTAGCCACTTTTACTTTCCTAAGACTAAGTAACCATAGTATAACCATAAACGGGATGAGTCCGTATATCCATTGTTTTTGAATCGCTTCTATTATAAAATCATAAGTCCCATGTAAAAAAGTAGGTAATAATAAGGCTAATAGTAGAAAAAATACGCCATTGTTAGCTGAAAATTTTGCTCTTCCCAAATAATAACCCATTATTACTCCGAATAATGCATGAGATGATACTGGAAAAATAGCTCTACTAAAAGCAAATTCTATACCATGTGCAAATAAGTAAAGAATATTTTCAACCGTAGCAAAACCCAAACTTATAGAAACACCATATACAATCCCATCATAAACCGTATTAAATTTTGAATACTTATATGTGGTAAAAATAAAAATGAACCATTTAAAAAACTCCTCAAATAATCCATAGATGAAATATGATTGCAAAAAAGGGGTTTGCGCAATTCCCTCTTCTTGAAATGCATATTGAATAAACATAATCGGAAACACTAGTAGTGCCCCATATATAAATGTACGGAAAATTGCATTAATCGGCTCTAATTCATATTCATCTTTTAAATAAAAAAAAGATAACAATGCAAATGCCGGAGCAATGGATACTGATACGAGAGCAAACAACTGATATCACCTACTTTCTATCTCTCGATAATTATGGCATAATATCAAAAGAAAATATAAAGATAAAGAAATTAAGGTATATAAATAAAGAAAGTTGGGAACCTATTGAACAAAACGTTAATTATTCATACTGGCGGTACAATATCTATGGAAGAGAATCGAGAGGGAAATGTAGTAGAAACAGAAACACATCCCTTATCAAAAATGGAAGCATTACATTTGTTTCCCATAGAAGAAGTGAATTTATTTCATCTGCCATCACCACATATCACACCGAAGCACATGCTTGAATTAGTAGCATTTATCCAGAGAAAAATTAATACGGATAACTATAATGGCATAGTTGTAACACACGGTACTGACACGTTAGAAGAAACCTCATATTTTGTTGATCTGTGTGTAAAAACTAGTATCCCTGTTGTGTTTACAGGTGCGATGAGATCAAGTAATGAAATTGGGACGGATGGATTATATAATCTGATATGTGCCATTCGAGTAGCTTCTAATCCAAAGTCTAGTAATCGTGGTGTATTAGTTGTCATGAATGATGAAGTTCACACGGCTCAATATGTCACAAAAACTTCTACTAGTAATGTGGCAACCTTTCAAAGTCCGCAATTCGGACCAGTTGGTATGGTAACGAAACAAGATGTGTATTTTTATCAAAAAACATATCACCATGAAACCATTCCCATTCAAGGTATAACGAAAAACGTACTACTCTTGAAAGCATATGCCGGGATGTCAAATGACTTATTAAACTATATTCAACCTTCACACATGGACGGACTTATTATTGAAGCGTTAGGTCAAGGTAATGTTCCACCAGCAATCGTCCCTGCAATAAAAAAATTTATAAAACATGATATAACAGTATTATTTGTATCTCGTTGTTATAAAGGAATTGTACAACCTACCTATCAATATGAAGGTGGTGGACGTTCATTACTTGAGGATGGTGTCATCTTTGCTAATCATCTAACTGGTCCGAAAGCGCGTTTGAAACTCATGCTGCTATTGGAAAATGGCGCGTCTCATCACGAATTAATGAAAGCATTTAGAGATTAATATATTCACTTTTGAGTCTGTGACAAAAGTAGATTATCTATGAGAAAATCCGAACGATTCATTTGGATCAGATCGGATTTTCCTTTATTATAAAGACCGTCAAAGTACTTCGCTTAGTATCTGCGTCTAGTCGGGATTAGCGAAACTTATCAAGGTGTTAGCTCTCCTACTCCCACACTTAGCTTCTTTGATTTAATTAAACCTTGAAGTAGAGGTTTTAAGAACGATTAGCACCGTGATAATTTCTCTTTATTTTTTATAGAATTGGCAATTAATCCACCGTGGAAACGACCATTTTCAATAAATATTTCGTTATTATCATATCCAGCAGCAATAACACCAGCTATATAAACATTTTTGATATTTGTTTCCATGGACTCTGTTTCCAATGTTGGTCTACCTGTTTCTTGATCAATAGTAATTCCAGTCTGTTTAAGAAAGTTTTGGTTCGGTTGATAACCTGTCATAGCAAATACAAAATCATTCTTGATAGATTTCTTCTCACCATTCACTCGATAAATTACTTCATCCTTCGTTATTTCCTCAACCATTGTATTAAATTCCATCTTTACTTTACCATGCTTTACAAGAGAAGCAAATTCCGGTAAAATCCATGGTTTCACACTTGGGGAATACTCACTTCCACGATAAAGGACTGTTACATTAGCCCCAGCTTTATATAATTCGATTGTAGCATCTACTGCAGAGTTTTTTCCACCAATAACTGCCACATTTTGTTGATAAAAAGGATGTGCTTCCTTAAAATAGTGAAAAACTTTATCCAATTCTTCTCCTTTTACTCCCATATAATTCGGTTGACCATAATAACCTGTTGCAATAATACAATATTTTGTTTGATACGAGTTTGTTTCCTTATATTGATTTTTCGTTTCTAATTGAAAACCATCAGTTGTTTTTTCCATTTTTATAACTTCTTCAAAGCTATGGATTCTTAACTTCTTCCGAATTGCGACCGAACGGTAATAAGCTAACGCTTGGTTTCTAACAGGTTTATTTTTTTCTGTAACAAACGCTACATCACCTATTTCCAATTTATCACTTGAACTGAAAAAGGTTTGATGGGTTGGATATTGATAAATGGAATCTACGATATTCCCTTTTTCAATAATCAATGGATCTATACCAATATTTTGTAATTCAATTGCCGCAGACATGCCACATGGTCCTGCACCAATTACAATCACTTTTTCTTGTTGCATAAAACGATACACTCCTTCAACACTTTACATATTTATGTATGTCTTAAATCCAGCCTCGGAAACGTACAGCTTCAGCTTGATTTTTTAAACCAATCATATAACTGGCCATATATATATTAACATTTTTATTTTCAGAAACATAGCAAACTTGTTTGATCGCTTGATTGATAATATTTATAAATTTTTTCTCCACTTCATCTTCGGTGTACTTTATTCCTTGTTTATATTCTAGCCATTCCAAGTAAGCATAGACAATTCCACCCGTAGTAGTGAGAACCTCAGGAATCACATCTACATTCTTTTCGATGAAGATATCCAATGCGCGTTTATCAATCGATTCGTTAATGGTTTCGAGGATGCTTTCTGCGCGCATATATCTTGCAAGATCTGATGTGATCTGTTCTCCTTTGGCTGTAAGAACTAACATATCGCACTCTTTTTGTAAAAATTCCTCGATACTAATACGATCTGGAAAGGCTTTTGTTACCAAACCGAAACTATCTTTTCTCTTTAGAATATTTGGTATATCTAACCCTTCAGGATCATACAATGCGCCTTGAGGATCTGATAAACCTATTATTTTATGACCCAATGCATATAATTGATGTGCAATATACCCTCCAATTTGACCTACACCATGAATCATAATACCTTTAGTTTGCTTTTGATTTAATTCGGTCTGTATGGAACGAATCGTAGCAATAATCCCTTTCTCAATTGCTAATTCTTTATCCTTAATCCCACCTAATACATATGGTTTACCTGCTATAAAATTAGGATCTGATCCAGTATTTAACTGACTATATTCATCCATCATCCATGCCATAATCTGTGGGTTTACTGAGGCATCGGAAGATAGAATATCCGTATCAGGTCCAATTACTCTCTGAATAGCACGTACATAACCTCGACATAGTTTTTCTAACTCCCGATAAGATAATTCTCTAACATCACACATCACACCGCCACTACTACCTCCAACAGGAATTTGCATATTACTCGTCTTGACACTTCTCAATATAGCTAATTGTGATACCTCTTCTTCTGTTAAATTCGGTCTAAAGTGCACATTACCTTGTGTCATTCCAAATACATCATGGTGTACAGCTCGATACCCAGTAAATATTTTCACAGAATCATCATCCATTCTGACCGGAAACCTGACTTTCATTGCTTTAGCTGGTTCTTTTAATAAATGAAATATTTCATTAGGATAACCTAATTGTTTTAAAAGGTGCTCCATCATTTCTTGTAAATGCTTATATCCTTTTACCATTCTGTCACTCCTCTATTTTTTACATACTAAAATAGTATACAATGATCTATTTATAATGTGAAATTTACAAATAGATCAACGTTGATATGTAATAGGACATGATGCCTGCTCCATACAATGAAAGTGAAGGAAAGATTTTTTTAGAAAGGAGAAAATCATGACTTTTACTCAAAGCAAATGTTACTCCCCGTTCGTAAGTAGGTTTGATCCTTGTAAACCAGTCTTAATGAAGTGTTATTCTACTCCACCTAATTTATATATAGGTTTTCAGCCGAATAATGCAGAACAATTTCCGACTGCTAAAGAAGCGCTTTATGCAGGAACATTATGGACCTGTTTGTATGATCCATATTATTCGAAAAGGGGTGAATCAAGCGAATGACACAGCAGAAGCCATTACCAGACAGTTATTATCAATTAATGGAACAAATTCAAGCTGTAGATTTTGTCTTAGTAGAGTTAACTTTATACCTTGATACACATCCCCATGACTTAGATGCTATTAAACAATTTAATCAAGCAGCTTATGAGAGTAGACAATTGAAAAATCAATTTGAAGAACAATTTGGTCCTCTTATGCAATATGGTCAAAGTTATTCCAGCTATCCATGGAATTGGAAAGAAGCACCTTGGCCTTGGCAAGTATAAAAAGGGAGGAATATCAGAGATGTGGTATTACGAGAAAAAATTGCAATATCCGGTTAAGGTAAGTGAATGCAATCCAATGTTAGCTAAATATTTAATCGAACAATATGGAGGAGCAGATGGAGAACTATCCGCTGCTTTACGCTACTTAAATCAACGTTATACCATACCAGACAAAGTGGTTGGTTTATTAAATGATATTGGCACGGAAGAATTTGCTCATTTAGAAATGATTGCTACCATGATTTATAAACTAACAAAGGATGCTACTCCAGAGCAATTGGAAGCTGCGGGCTTAGGCGCTCACTTCGTTAATCACGACCATGCGTTATACTATCAGAACGCTGCTGGTTCACCATGGACCGCAACATATATCCAAGCTAAAGGTGATCCGATTGCCGATCTGTATGAGGATATTGCTGCAGAAGAAAAAGCCCGTGCAACATATCAATGGATTATCGATATATCTGACGACCCCTTTATTAATGATTCTTTAAAATTTTTACGCGAAAGAGAAATTGTCCACTCCCAACGATTCCATGAAGCAGTCGAAATATTAAAAGAAGAACGTGATCGCAAAAAAGTATTTTAATAGTTGGGGTAATACATCACCCTCGTTACGCTCAAATGTAACGGGGGTTATATGATTTTTCGCTAATTTAAGGAATTAATTTTCTTCAACAATTGGAATAACAATTTCTTCACCAACGATTAAATTATTTTTTATTATATTGGCATCCATAATATGTTTTACAAAGTTTGTATTCCTGTAATATTTTTCAGAAATAGAAAATAACGTATCCATTCGTTCTACTTCATGAATAATAATATCCGAATCATTTACTTCCCCCTTATCAGAGGAATTCGCTTTAATGTATACCTGTTCAGCAATGTGATCACCTTCCTCAGGTTCTGCTGATGATAAATATTCTTCGCCCCAAAGATTAACTGTTAATAATAAGAGTATGATCACAATAAACAATATTAAAATAAAGCGTATGAATGGAAAAGATATTTTCCATTTAGACTTCGTTTTTCTACTCTGATGCACCTCACTCCTAGGAGGTAATGAATGTACATCATCGTAGTTCGTTTGTTGCTGTTCAACTTGATTTCTTAAAGATGCAGCCTGGTCATCTCTTTGATCATGATGCATGGCGAAACCTCCCTGTCCTAATTAACAAAGCCAATATAACATCCACAAGAAAATGTAGTGTGATGACAACGCTAAGATTGCTTGTCCAATGAAAAACAAAACCTATCCAAAAACTCAATCCAATAATCGCAATAAAAAGTACCACTTTTGATAAATATCTAATATGAACGACTGCAAAAAGTATACTTGCTATCAGTATACCAAAATTTGTTTGGATAACACCTCTAAATAGCAACTCTTCCACTGAAGCAATGAAGAAACATAATAAAATGATTTCGATGTAAGTTCCTTCTTCGAATATTTTCTGATTAATACCGCCATCATCCCACCATTTTTTCGGAAAGAATTTCATTAATAGTAAATCCAGTAACACTAATACAAAAGCGGACAAAACACCAAATATGAACCAATCGTAAAAATCCCAAAAGAATAATGAAGATATGGCTTGCTGATCATCTAATAAAAAATAAGCTAAAATAATTGCTAACAGCGCTAATAACCCTTGAGATATCCATACTTGTTGTTTCAATTGTTTACTTGATAGTAGTTTGATAAGTTCTGCTTGGCTTTTTTTATGCATCTTATTCTCCTTGATATAATATCTCTTTCAAACTGGTTTGCCAATCTTGATTACTAAGATTACTCTGTTCAAAAATTGGCCGCCAGTTCTCCCATTGAAAGTCACAATAATCACAACACATATTCGTCGGTTTTTGAATATGATCCTGGAAGTGTGTAAACAGTGCTTTTCTTCTACAACCTGTAGTATGAAGCCATTGTAACATTTCTTTTAATTTATTATATTTGTATTTATAACGTTTTTCTATTGTTTCTTGCAATGTAATAACAGCATCCTGATATGGAATCTTTGCTATATTAAATCGTTCATTTTCTACTATCTTAAGTTTTTCTATTTGGTATCGAAAAAACCTCCAATAAGGCTCTACATCATTGGCTTTCAACATAAACTCCTCTTTCAAATCTTCTACAGAAACATCATTATTGTAAATCTGACGTAACATTTGCTTAATAACACCCATGTCAGGTAATTCTGAATCGAGTAACCGTTGTGGAATGATGTGATCATACTCATGATAGAGTGTTACACTAACAGATTCCTGACCATTTCTTCCTGCTCTACCTATTTCCTGTATAAATGATTCGATTTGAGATGGAAAATGATAATGAATCACTAATTGGATATCTTTCTTATTAATGCCCATTCCAAAAGCATTTGTACAACAAATTACATCCAATTGCTTGTTCATAAATTGTTGTTGAATCAACAAACGATCCTGATTATCTAAGCCTCCATGATAATAAGCGATATTGCGATCATGTACTTTTGCTTGCAATATCGCTGCTACTCTTGCCGCTTCTTCTCTACTGGAAAAATAAATTAAGGAAGGTACAGTGAAGTGCTGGATTATCTCTACAAGTTTATCTTCCTTCTCCTTCAAATGATTTACCTGTTCCACTACCAAAGAGATATTAGGCTTATCCATTGGGTAGATGAATTTTTCTACATCAGGTATTTGTAATGCTTCCATAATATCTTGTTGGACATCAGGTGTTGCTGTTGCTGTAAGTGCTAGTAATGGTGGTTTATCTAATAATTGGTGAGCATGCTTTATTCTTAGATAATCTGGGCGGAATTCGTGACCCCATTGTGATATACAATGGGCTTCATCGACTACAAATAAGCTAATCTTGAGAGATTTTATTCTAGATAGTATCCGCTTACTCTGAAGCATTTCCGGTGACAAATATAGTAATTTATAGGAGCCCATTTGTTGTAAGAGTGTTTCTCTTTCTTGATAGGACAGCATACTATTTAGCGCAGCTACCTTTTTAAATCCAGTGGCCTTTAGCTGTTTTACCTGATCAGTCATTAATGATAGTAAAGGTGATACAACAATTACGGTTCCTGATAACATCATGGCTGGTAATTGATAGCAAATAGATTTACCTGTTCCGGTTGGCAAGACTGCAAAGGCATTACGCTTATTCAGAACAGCCTCTATTATTTCTTTTTGCCCTAGTCGGAATGTCGAAAAACCAAAATAGGCTTGTAAATACTGTTCTAGTTGTGGTTTAGACATAATGATTCCCCCTAATATTCTCTTGCCTACCTAAGGCTATCACCAGTTTAATTTGAAAATAGCTAATCGATTCTGGAAGTTCATTCTTGATATCCTTTAATTTTTTCGATTGCTGCATTGTTAATGTATTGCTAACCAATTGATATTGTTGATCAGTAATATATTCGGACCAATTCAATTCCTTGTAAATATATGCGATTTCGACTATATGATCCATTATTGTATTTCCTTTTAAATTGCGAACATTAGCAATTTCGTCAATTGATAGTCCTTGTTGCAAATAATAGAATGTCCGATTTGTTGAATCACTTAATAACATATTATTTTTATGAACAGGATACAAATGTGGCAGAAACGTAAGATTGCGGTTCGTTTCAATTGCTTTACATATAGCGTGAGTAATGTTCATGAAAGACAAATAAACATCATGAGTTGTCATTTGATATTTCTTAGCAATCTGGTATCTGCTAAGCCCTACTTTTTTTAATGAGGTTAAACTATCAACAAACACCTCTGCATGACTGTCTGGAAAAGTCTCTAATATAATGACTAAATCTTGATAAATACACTTCAATATTCTGTCTGTACCAAGTTGCTGTTGTTTGTTCCATACTTTTTTTACAAATTGCTGGGTTTCGACATTATCTATGATTGGTATAAACCGTTGTTCTTTCTGATGTAAGTGAGTCAAGGTTTGAATAAATAGTAGTAAATTTTTTGAAAATAGAGCTGCTGTTTGATGAAATTCCAGACCGTTTAGATGGATATATTGCTCCTCTTTTTCTTTAAGCATATGATAATAATTCTGTCCTTTATCAGTAATATGTACGGTCTGATGATCATGATTTAATGTAATCAGTTGCTCATGACTTAATCGTTGGATTTCCTTATTGAATCTTTCTCTCGTTAATGCTTTATATACGCCGAAATAGTTAGTTAAACCAAATAAGTTGCTATCTTGTATCGTTTGAGTAGATTTCTTCGCTGTTAACAAGTGAAAAATATTATATACTGTTCGTTCACCATTTAACTTTATGATACTATCTAATAATATACTTTCAAACATGTGAACACCTCAATTTAAACTATATATATTTTAACAATTATTTTGAGATTTGAATACAACATCATTGTAACTTACGAAAGTATTTGATAATCTTATAACTAGAATTAAGAAAGTAAAGGAAGTGGCGATTGATGCCATATTATACGTGGATAGATAAAGAAACATGTATTGCATGCGGAGTATGTGGTGCAACCGCTCCTGATCTATTTGATTATGACGACGAAGGTGTCGCATACAGCAAACTCGATAATAACAAAGGCGAGAAAGCAGTGCCATTTGATTCCGAAGAAGATCTTTTAGATGCACACGAAAGCTGTCCAACAGAATCAGTAAAAATAGACCACAAAGAATAGGGAGTGTTACAACCCTATTCTTTGTTTTTTGTATAGAACCCAAACATATAAAAATTATCTATAACCAAAATGGAGGAAAGCTTCATTCAAAATTTATTTCATTAGTTCGCAGTTTTTATCTAGTGCGAATAAGGATTGGGTGGATAATGCTTGGTTTTTCTCAGGAAAATGAGTTGCTTTTTACAGCCTCTAATTAGGGACTTAGCTTTGAAAAGTATATTTTATTACTACAATTTACTGAATAATATTAATTTGATCGGTAGTTTGAATTGGTTCTGTTAAATCATACCTACCAATTTGGTCGATACCGATACTAAAAAGCACTTCCTGATATCCATAAGTGGCTGCACTAGCTAGTATCGCTTCAATCATTTGAACAGTACGTTGATTCTCTCCAATTTGGTCAGATGACAGCGAAACAAATACCTCATCAGCCGTATGATCTTCCGTCTCAATCACCGTATCTTCCGGTATGGAAGACTGCACATTAAATTCCGGTGCCGGTTTTTTCATTTCTTCTAAAGCAGCAGTTAG encodes:
- the sleB gene encoding spore cortex-lytic enzyme yields the protein MKKKITICLIIFAISSFFFIDGRDNQVQGFTNQVIQHGATGDDVIELQARLQYLGFYNGDIDGVFGWGTYWALRNFQYEFGMEIDGLAGQEAKKKLENASEFDKAYVHEQIQKGKKFTHYGGVDKEKQTEPSPTKQKDGDAGQQGSNQQNQQQDQNQAAQQDNNQPEATEEDLEPTAVNIPQGFSQNDIQIMANAVYGEARGEPYEGQVAVASVILNRVESSTFPNTVSGVIFEPRAFTAVSDGQIWLTPNEAAKRAVLDAINGWDPTGEALYYFNPDTATSSWIWSRPQIKRIGKHVFCM
- the prsW gene encoding glutamic-type intramembrane protease PrsW; its protein translation is MFALVSVSIAPAFALLSFFYLKDEYELEPINAIFRTFIYGALLVFPIMFIQYAFQEEGIAQTPFLQSYFIYGLFEEFFKWFIFIFTTYKYSKFNTVYDGIVYGVSISLGFATVENILYLFAHGIEFAFSRAIFPVSSHALFGVIMGYYLGRAKFSANNGVFFLLLALLLPTFLHGTYDFIIEAIQKQWIYGLIPFMVILWLLSLRKVKVANEISQQQV
- a CDS encoding asparaginase, whose product is MNKTLIIHTGGTISMEENREGNVVETETHPLSKMEALHLFPIEEVNLFHLPSPHITPKHMLELVAFIQRKINTDNYNGIVVTHGTDTLEETSYFVDLCVKTSIPVVFTGAMRSSNEIGTDGLYNLICAIRVASNPKSSNRGVLVVMNDEVHTAQYVTKTSTSNVATFQSPQFGPVGMVTKQDVYFYQKTYHHETIPIQGITKNVLLLKAYAGMSNDLLNYIQPSHMDGLIIEALGQGNVPPAIVPAIKKFIKHDITVLFVSRCYKGIVQPTYQYEGGGRSLLEDGVIFANHLTGPKARLKLMLLLENGASHHELMKAFRD
- a CDS encoding YpdA family putative bacillithiol disulfide reductase — encoded protein: MQQEKVIVIGAGPCGMSAAIELQNIGIDPLIIEKGNIVDSIYQYPTHQTFFSSSDKLEIGDVAFVTEKNKPVRNQALAYYRSVAIRKKLRIHSFEEVIKMEKTTDGFQLETKNQYKETNSYQTKYCIIATGYYGQPNYMGVKGEELDKVFHYFKEAHPFYQQNVAVIGGKNSAVDATIELYKAGANVTVLYRGSEYSPSVKPWILPEFASLVKHGKVKMEFNTMVEEITKDEVIYRVNGEKKSIKNDFVFAMTGYQPNQNFLKQTGITIDQETGRPTLETESMETNIKNVYIAGVIAAGYDNNEIFIENGRFHGGLIANSIKNKEKLSRC
- a CDS encoding Glu/Leu/Phe/Val family dehydrogenase, which codes for MVKGYKHLQEMMEHLLKQLGYPNEIFHLLKEPAKAMKVRFPVRMDDDSVKIFTGYRAVHHDVFGMTQGNVHFRPNLTEEEVSQLAILRSVKTSNMQIPVGGSSGGVMCDVRELSYRELEKLCRGYVRAIQRVIGPDTDILSSDASVNPQIMAWMMDEYSQLNTGSDPNFIAGKPYVLGGIKDKELAIEKGIIATIRSIQTELNQKQTKGIMIHGVGQIGGYIAHQLYALGHKIIGLSDPQGALYDPEGLDIPNILKRKDSFGLVTKAFPDRISIEEFLQKECDMLVLTAKGEQITSDLARYMRAESILETINESIDKRALDIFIEKNVDVIPEVLTTTGGIVYAYLEWLEYKQGIKYTEDEVEKKFINIINQAIKQVCYVSENKNVNIYMASYMIGLKNQAEAVRFRGWI
- a CDS encoding spore coat associated protein CotJA codes for the protein MTFTQSKCYSPFVSRFDPCKPVLMKCYSTPPNLYIGFQPNNAEQFPTAKEALYAGTLWTCLYDPYYSKRGESSE
- a CDS encoding spore coat protein CotJB; the encoded protein is MTQQKPLPDSYYQLMEQIQAVDFVLVELTLYLDTHPHDLDAIKQFNQAAYESRQLKNQFEEQFGPLMQYGQSYSSYPWNWKEAPWPWQV
- a CDS encoding manganese catalase family protein, producing the protein MWYYEKKLQYPVKVSECNPMLAKYLIEQYGGADGELSAALRYLNQRYTIPDKVVGLLNDIGTEEFAHLEMIATMIYKLTKDATPEQLEAAGLGAHFVNHDHALYYQNAAGSPWTATYIQAKGDPIADLYEDIAAEEKARATYQWIIDISDDPFINDSLKFLREREIVHSQRFHEAVEILKEERDRKKVF
- a CDS encoding LysM peptidoglycan-binding domain-containing protein, which translates into the protein MHHDQRDDQAASLRNQVEQQQTNYDDVHSLPPRSEVHQSRKTKSKWKISFPFIRFILILFIVIILLLLTVNLWGEEYLSSAEPEEGDHIAEQVYIKANSSDKGEVNDSDIIIHEVERMDTLFSISEKYYRNTNFVKHIMDANIIKNNLIVGEEIVIPIVEEN
- a CDS encoding CPBP family intramembrane glutamic endopeptidase codes for the protein MHKKSQAELIKLLSSKQLKQQVWISQGLLALLAIILAYFLLDDQQAISSLFFWDFYDWFIFGVLSAFVLVLLDLLLMKFFPKKWWDDGGINQKIFEEGTYIEIILLCFFIASVEELLFRGVIQTNFGILIASILFAVVHIRYLSKVVLFIAIIGLSFWIGFVFHWTSNLSVVITLHFLVDVILALLIRTGRFRHAS
- a CDS encoding RecQ family ATP-dependent DNA helicase; amino-acid sequence: MSKPQLEQYLQAYFGFSTFRLGQKEIIEAVLNKRNAFAVLPTGTGKSICYQLPAMMLSGTVIVVSPLLSLMTDQVKQLKATGFKKVAALNSMLSYQERETLLQQMGSYKLLYLSPEMLQSKRILSRIKSLKISLFVVDEAHCISQWGHEFRPDYLRIKHAHQLLDKPPLLALTATATPDVQQDIMEALQIPDVEKFIYPMDKPNISLVVEQVNHLKEKEDKLVEIIQHFTVPSLIYFSSREEAARVAAILQAKVHDRNIAYYHGGLDNQDRLLIQQQFMNKQLDVICCTNAFGMGINKKDIQLVIHYHFPSQIESFIQEIGRAGRNGQESVSVTLYHEYDHIIPQRLLDSELPDMGVIKQMLRQIYNNDVSVEDLKEEFMLKANDVEPYWRFFRYQIEKLKIVENERFNIAKIPYQDAVITLQETIEKRYKYKYNKLKEMLQWLHTTGCRRKALFTHFQDHIQKPTNMCCDYCDFQWENWRPIFEQSNLSNQDWQTSLKEILYQGE
- a CDS encoding helix-turn-helix domain-containing protein: MFESILLDSIIKLNGERTVYNIFHLLTAKKSTQTIQDSNLFGLTNYFGVYKALTRERFNKEIQRLSHEQLITLNHDHQTVHITDKGQNYYHMLKEKEEQYIHLNGLEFHQTAALFSKNLLLFIQTLTHLHQKEQRFIPIIDNVETQQFVKKVWNKQQQLGTDRILKCIYQDLVIILETFPDSHAEVFVDSLTSLKKVGLSRYQIAKKYQMTTHDVYLSFMNITHAICKAIETNRNLTFLPHLYPVHKNNMLLSDSTNRTFYYLQQGLSIDEIANVRNLKGNTIMDHIVEIAYIYKELNWSEYITDQQYQLVSNTLTMQQSKKLKDIKNELPESISYFQIKLVIALGRQENIRGNHYV
- a CDS encoding ferredoxin, giving the protein MPYYTWIDKETCIACGVCGATAPDLFDYDDEGVAYSKLDNNKGEKAVPFDSEEDLLDAHESCPTESVKIDHKE